A window from Acidobacteriota bacterium encodes these proteins:
- a CDS encoding FtsX-like permease family protein, with product MMATHVRQRDREIPVRLVLGATSANVRRLVLVEAGRLVSSGALLGAAGAVAGARFLRGLLYEVQPMDPLMIGGAAVVLIAAAALAAYAPMRRAARADVVSVLRSQ from the coding sequence GTGATGGCCACGCACGTGCGGCAGCGGGATCGCGAGATCCCCGTTCGGCTGGTGCTGGGTGCGACCAGCGCGAACGTGCGTCGACTCGTGCTGGTTGAGGCGGGTCGGCTTGTCAGCTCCGGCGCACTGCTCGGCGCCGCGGGCGCGGTTGCCGGCGCGCGCTTCCTGCGCGGCCTGTTGTACGAGGTGCAGCCGATGGATCCGTTGATGATCGGCGGCGCCGCTGTCGTGTTGATCGCGGCTGCCGCGCTCGCCGCGTACGCACCGATGCGACGCGCCGCACGCGCCGACGTGGTGAGCGTGCTGCGCAGTCAGTGA
- a CDS encoding transposase: MARAYGITEQTYYRWKAKHGGLELSERQRVKQLEDESRRLKHVVAEQALDIQALKAVLEKKGGGARCETCRRGPAPT; encoded by the coding sequence CTGGCACGCGCGTACGGGATCACCGAGCAGACGTACTACCGGTGGAAAGCGAAACACGGCGGTCTGGAGCTGAGCGAGCGGCAGCGGGTGAAGCAGCTCGAAGACGAGAGCCGGCGATTGAAGCACGTGGTCGCTGAGCAGGCGCTGGACATTCAGGCGCTGAAAGCGGTGCTGGAAAAGAAAGGTGGTGGGGCCCGCTGCGAAACGTGCCGCCGTGGGCCTGCTCCAACGTGA
- a CDS encoding PIG-L family deacetylase produces MTMPAGPVLVVAAHPDDEVLGLGGTLARHVAAGDEVHALVLCEAMSLRYPDATDDFLSREGRASAEVLGLSSWTLVGLPDQGLDKLSLVDVAAPIERAVQELKPAVLYVPWRGDINRDHRLAQDAALVGARCKVRSIRQIFAYETPSETEWGVPYNFSPNHFVDISDYLDTKIEAMRCYVSQTPDPPHPRSLEHLRLRAHYWGQCMMMPAAEPFSLLRSYWR; encoded by the coding sequence ATGACCATGCCCGCTGGACCCGTGCTCGTTGTCGCCGCGCATCCCGATGACGAGGTGCTCGGCCTGGGCGGTACGCTCGCCCGGCATGTCGCCGCGGGCGACGAGGTGCACGCGCTCGTGCTGTGTGAGGCGATGAGCCTGCGGTATCCCGATGCGACGGACGATTTCCTGTCGCGAGAAGGCCGCGCCTCGGCGGAAGTGCTCGGCTTGTCGTCGTGGACGCTCGTCGGGTTGCCGGACCAAGGGCTCGACAAACTGTCGCTCGTCGACGTCGCGGCGCCCATCGAGCGCGCCGTGCAGGAGTTGAAGCCGGCGGTGCTCTACGTGCCCTGGCGCGGCGACATCAACCGCGATCATCGGCTCGCGCAGGATGCGGCGCTCGTCGGCGCCCGCTGCAAGGTTCGATCGATCCGTCAGATCTTCGCGTACGAAACGCCGAGCGAGACCGAGTGGGGCGTGCCGTACAACTTCTCACCGAACCACTTCGTCGACATCAGCGACTACCTCGATACGAAGATCGAGGCGATGCGCTGCTACGTCAGCCAGACGCCCGATCCACCCCATCCGCGGTCGCTCGAGCACTTGCGGCTGCGGGCGCACTACTGGGGGCAGTGCATGATGATGCCCGCCGCCGAGCCATTCTCCCTGCTGCGCAGCTACTGGCGCTGA
- a CDS encoding PEP-CTERM sorting domain-containing protein, whose translation MPSRFCVAAARGLMAAGIVVSLAATAAATPLTLTNAGFETDEPTAGMTFNGLPSTTGQWEGDDSRRVTAEQGIAPFEGEAMLRFLSSANPAAGWGWASDVWQLIDAAPAQSVIQAGEALVTFSAHFNRIGGNTEPLFFITLRAFGGLPADFPLAAESPLATANAFLTSDDDPNTWEPLSVTLLLPPGTTFIGVRLAAKETIDDTPVPFEFLGHYADGTSLTLTPVPEPATALLVLSGAAGLIARRRRSRSGQF comes from the coding sequence ATGCCGTCACGTTTTTGTGTCGCGGCCGCGCGCGGCCTGATGGCCGCCGGAATCGTCGTGTCCTTGGCAGCGACGGCAGCGGCGACGCCGCTGACGCTCACCAATGCCGGGTTCGAGACCGACGAGCCGACGGCCGGGATGACCTTCAACGGGTTGCCGTCCACGACCGGACAGTGGGAGGGCGACGATTCCAGGCGCGTGACTGCGGAGCAGGGGATCGCGCCGTTCGAAGGCGAGGCGATGCTGCGCTTCCTCTCGAGCGCCAATCCCGCAGCCGGCTGGGGATGGGCGTCAGACGTCTGGCAACTCATCGACGCGGCGCCGGCGCAATCGGTCATTCAGGCCGGCGAGGCACTGGTCACGTTCTCCGCTCACTTCAATCGGATCGGCGGCAACACCGAGCCGCTGTTCTTCATCACGCTGCGCGCCTTCGGAGGCCTGCCAGCGGACTTCCCTCTCGCCGCCGAGTCGCCGCTCGCGACCGCGAACGCCTTCCTCACCTCGGACGACGACCCGAACACGTGGGAGCCGCTGAGCGTCACGCTGCTGCTCCCGCCGGGGACGACATTCATCGGCGTGCGTCTTGCCGCGAAGGAGACGATCGACGACACGCCCGTGCCGTTCGAGTTCCTGGGACACTACGCGGATGGGACCTCGCTCACGCTGACGCCGGTGCCGGAACCGGCGACCGCACTTCTCGTGCTCTCGGGCGCGGCAGGGCTCATCGCGCGACGCCGCCGCAGCCGTTCCGGGCAATTCTGA
- a CDS encoding chitobiase/beta-hexosaminidase C-terminal domain-containing protein produces MAVLCLATAGPAAAANWYVGPHGRATNPGTMLEPLDFATAVSAQSPARAGDTVWLLGGTYVGTYIARVSGAPAAPITFRQYPGQRATLDGAGSPQTVLEIFGNWLVFWGFEITNSHPARLSNETGPWPTDLTRGHGIFAWGTNLKLVNLVVHDLQSGLGLWTESVGSEVYGSLFYHNGWQAPDGSHGHGIYTQNKTGTRLIRDNITFNQFSHGIHAYGSSSAFLNDIVLEGNVAFNNGILGSSGFERDLLVGGGVVAQRPVLKENYTYGGAQSNLGYAAGCASGSVVDNYLVGSTPLMLKSCAPAMTGNLLYNLQAAQWGWSASGFQPQSYPQNTFLAQRPTTNFVRVRPNAYEPGRGHVIVYNWQRLAEVAVDLASLGLEPGETFEVRDAQDFFGPPVAVGTYDGSPVRIPMVGLLFAAPVGNVPVTPSHTSSDFGAFVVVGTTAGSVGAPLPAASAPAISPAGGTFTGPVSVTMSASAGASIRYTTDGSAPTSTSSLYAGPFTIAATTTVRARAFAAGMTESPVTAAEFSISTPTVAAPVITPPGGTFSAPVSVAISSATSGAAIRYTTNGGTPTADSPLYTAPFSVASTATIRAQAFAAGSTPSSVTSVTITISVPQASQADKTRPTLTTPTVDVTSTSATVSWTTDEAADSMVRFIGLCPNATGGYAICDTPVDATMSTQHAVTIQGLLPSRTYTYQAFSKDAAGNANWTPYLSFRTSAAEAPPATPTAATPSITPGGGTFSAPVTVSITTATPGAAVRYTTDGSVPTTSSALYGGPFAVSTSTTIKARTFAGGYLDSGTTTAPFVIASAPPPAGGSSGSGGAPDKSSPAISNVQIADVTTQSVIVTWTTNEPSNSMIRFIGLCPGATGGWAVCDLPAIPALVTTHVVSVASLMPDRVYTYQLYSKDAAGNGTWSQYQTFRTPR; encoded by the coding sequence GTGGCGGTGCTGTGCCTCGCGACGGCCGGGCCTGCTGCCGCCGCCAACTGGTACGTCGGCCCGCACGGGCGGGCCACCAATCCCGGAACCATGCTGGAGCCGCTGGATTTCGCCACCGCGGTCTCGGCTCAAAGCCCCGCGCGTGCTGGCGACACCGTCTGGCTGCTCGGCGGAACCTACGTCGGCACCTACATCGCGCGCGTGTCCGGCGCGCCGGCTGCGCCGATCACGTTCAGGCAGTATCCAGGACAACGCGCGACGCTCGACGGCGCGGGCTCGCCGCAGACCGTGCTGGAGATCTTCGGCAATTGGCTCGTGTTCTGGGGCTTCGAGATCACGAACTCGCACCCGGCGCGGCTGTCGAACGAGACGGGCCCGTGGCCGACCGATCTGACGCGCGGCCACGGCATCTTCGCCTGGGGCACCAATCTGAAGCTGGTCAACCTCGTCGTCCACGATCTGCAAAGCGGGCTCGGCCTGTGGACGGAGTCGGTCGGCAGCGAGGTCTACGGCAGCCTCTTCTACCACAACGGCTGGCAGGCGCCAGACGGTTCGCACGGGCACGGAATCTACACGCAGAACAAGACCGGGACGCGTCTCATCCGAGACAACATCACGTTCAATCAATTCAGCCACGGCATCCACGCGTACGGATCGAGCTCCGCCTTCTTGAACGACATCGTGCTCGAGGGCAACGTCGCGTTCAACAACGGCATCCTCGGGTCGAGCGGATTCGAACGGGATCTGCTCGTCGGCGGCGGCGTGGTCGCGCAGCGACCGGTGCTGAAGGAGAACTACACCTACGGCGGCGCCCAGAGCAATCTCGGCTATGCCGCCGGATGCGCGAGTGGCTCGGTCGTCGACAACTACCTCGTCGGCAGCACGCCCCTCATGCTCAAGTCGTGCGCGCCCGCGATGACGGGCAACCTGCTCTACAACCTGCAGGCCGCGCAGTGGGGATGGAGCGCGAGCGGATTCCAGCCGCAGAGCTACCCGCAGAACACGTTCCTGGCGCAGCGCCCCACGACCAACTTCGTCCGCGTGCGGCCGAACGCCTACGAGCCGGGCCGAGGACACGTCATCGTCTACAACTGGCAGCGGCTGGCGGAAGTCGCGGTCGATCTCGCGTCGCTGGGCCTCGAGCCCGGTGAGACGTTCGAAGTGCGCGACGCGCAGGACTTCTTCGGCCCGCCGGTCGCGGTGGGCACGTACGACGGGTCGCCCGTCCGGATCCCCATGGTGGGATTGCTGTTCGCCGCCCCGGTGGGCAACGTGCCGGTGACGCCGAGCCACACGAGCAGCGACTTCGGCGCGTTCGTGGTCGTCGGCACGACCGCCGGGAGCGTTGGCGCGCCATTGCCGGCGGCGTCGGCCCCGGCGATCTCGCCAGCGGGCGGGACGTTCACCGGCCCGGTCTCGGTCACGATGAGCGCGAGCGCGGGCGCGTCGATTCGCTACACCACCGATGGATCCGCGCCGACCTCGACGTCTTCTCTCTACGCGGGACCGTTCACGATCGCCGCGACCACGACCGTGCGCGCCCGCGCGTTCGCCGCGGGCATGACGGAGAGCCCGGTGACCGCTGCCGAGTTCTCGATCTCGACGCCAACGGTGGCGGCGCCGGTCATCACGCCGCCCGGTGGAACATTCAGCGCGCCGGTCAGCGTTGCGATCAGCTCCGCGACGTCCGGAGCCGCCATCCGGTACACGACGAACGGCGGCACTCCGACCGCCGACTCACCTCTCTACACCGCACCGTTCTCGGTGGCCAGCACCGCGACGATCCGCGCACAGGCGTTCGCGGCTGGCTCGACGCCGAGCTCGGTCACGAGCGTCACGATCACGATCTCCGTTCCGCAGGCGTCGCAGGCCGACAAGACGCGGCCGACGTTGACCACCCCGACCGTCGACGTGACCTCGACGAGCGCCACCGTGTCGTGGACGACCGACGAGGCGGCCGATTCGATGGTCAGGTTCATCGGGCTCTGCCCGAACGCCACCGGCGGATACGCGATCTGTGACACGCCCGTCGACGCCACGATGAGCACGCAGCACGCGGTGACGATTCAGGGCCTGCTGCCCAGCCGAACCTACACGTACCAGGCGTTCTCGAAGGACGCGGCCGGCAATGCCAACTGGACGCCGTACCTGTCGTTCCGGACGTCCGCGGCGGAGGCTCCGCCGGCCACGCCCACCGCGGCGACGCCGTCGATCACTCCGGGCGGCGGGACGTTCTCGGCGCCCGTCACGGTGAGCATCACGACCGCCACACCGGGAGCCGCCGTGCGGTACACGACCGATGGATCGGTGCCGACGACGAGCTCCGCGCTCTACGGCGGGCCGTTCGCGGTCTCCACGAGCACGACCATCAAGGCACGGACCTTCGCGGGCGGCTACCTGGACAGCGGAACCACCACGGCGCCGTTCGTGATCGCCAGCGCGCCGCCGCCGGCCGGCGGCTCGTCGGGATCGGGCGGCGCACCCGACAAGAGCAGCCCCGCCATCTCCAACGTGCAAATCGCCGACGTGACGACGCAGTCCGTGATCGTCACCTGGACGACGAATGAACCGTCGAATTCGATGATCCGGTTCATCGGGCTCTGTCCCGGCGCGACCGGCGGCTGGGCCGTGTGCGACTTGCCCGCCATTCCGGCGCTCGTGACGACGCACGTGGTCAGCGTCGCGAGCCTGATGCCGGATCGCGTGTACACCTATCAGTTGTATTCGAAGGATGCTGCCGGGAACGGGACCTGGTCGCAGTATCAGACGTTCAGGACGCCGCGGTAG
- a CDS encoding right-handed parallel beta-helix repeat-containing protein, with amino-acid sequence MGLSSRLPLIGLLVCAFALLEIPAPPRSARTPAGHRQLYAAPAGRPHAAGTSDDPLRLSDALSDEGPVRPGDTVWLRGGVYRGTFESTLQGTAEAPIVIRQLPGERAIIDSEPSPKPALTVLGRWTTFRDFEITNSDRRRHVAEAGPWPEDLRRGAGVFAKGPNNAFVNLVVHDMGDGFGVWEEASDTIVYGNVIFFNGWEGPDRAHGHGIYTQNRVGVREIADNIVFWQFSHGIHAYGSSAASLDHIELRGNVVFGNGAIAASGGERDILLGGGRRAVAPLLEENVTFGAQNNLGYAAGCEDGVVRDNYFVAPTPLMLVKCEPEMTGNTFIGAMGEWELLRPHNVYRQTAPSEGLVTRLRLNRFDPDRASLVVFNWDARPTVAVDLGAFLRDQDAFEIVDVQNYFAPPVLAARWTGQAVMLPMSGREPAMPAGVASRRPRHTGPVFGVFVVRRLPTAAS; translated from the coding sequence ATGGGTTTGTCGTCGCGATTACCCCTCATCGGACTGCTCGTGTGCGCGTTCGCGCTCCTCGAGATCCCGGCGCCGCCGCGATCCGCGCGGACGCCGGCCGGTCATCGGCAGCTCTATGCTGCACCAGCGGGCCGGCCGCACGCTGCGGGCACCTCTGACGATCCGCTGCGTCTGAGCGACGCGCTGTCCGACGAAGGGCCGGTGCGGCCAGGCGACACCGTCTGGCTTCGCGGCGGCGTGTACCGCGGCACGTTCGAGAGCACGCTGCAGGGCACGGCGGAGGCGCCGATCGTCATCCGCCAGCTTCCGGGCGAGCGCGCGATCATCGACAGCGAGCCGTCGCCGAAGCCCGCGCTGACGGTGCTGGGCCGATGGACGACGTTCCGGGACTTCGAGATCACGAACTCGGATCGGCGCCGTCACGTCGCCGAGGCGGGCCCGTGGCCCGAAGACCTCCGGCGCGGCGCCGGCGTGTTCGCCAAAGGACCCAACAACGCGTTCGTCAACCTGGTCGTGCACGACATGGGCGACGGATTCGGCGTCTGGGAGGAAGCGTCCGACACCATCGTGTACGGCAACGTGATCTTCTTCAACGGGTGGGAAGGGCCGGACCGCGCGCACGGGCACGGCATCTACACGCAGAATCGCGTGGGCGTGCGAGAGATTGCCGACAACATCGTGTTCTGGCAGTTCAGCCACGGCATCCACGCGTACGGCTCGTCGGCGGCCTCGCTGGATCACATCGAGCTCAGAGGCAACGTGGTGTTCGGCAACGGCGCCATCGCGGCCAGCGGGGGCGAGCGGGACATCCTGCTCGGCGGCGGCCGGCGCGCCGTGGCGCCCCTGCTCGAGGAGAACGTGACGTTCGGCGCGCAGAACAACCTCGGCTACGCGGCCGGGTGCGAGGACGGCGTGGTGCGCGACAACTACTTCGTCGCGCCGACGCCGCTGATGCTCGTCAAGTGTGAGCCGGAGATGACGGGCAACACGTTCATCGGCGCGATGGGCGAATGGGAGCTCCTCCGCCCCCACAACGTCTACCGCCAGACGGCGCCGAGTGAAGGCCTCGTGACGAGGCTGCGCCTCAATCGATTCGATCCCGATCGGGCGTCGCTCGTCGTCTTCAACTGGGACGCGCGTCCGACCGTCGCCGTCGATCTCGGCGCGTTTCTCCGCGACCAGGATGCGTTCGAGATCGTCGACGTCCAGAACTACTTCGCGCCCCCCGTGCTCGCCGCGCGCTGGACGGGCCAGGCCGTCATGCTGCCGATGAGCGGCCGTGAGCCGGCGATGCCGGCGGGCGTCGCTTCTCGCCGGCCCCGGCACACCGGGCCCGTCTTCGGCGTCTTCGTCGTGCGGCGCCTTCCTACCGCGGCGTCCTGA